One region of Bosea sp. 29B genomic DNA includes:
- a CDS encoding sensor histidine kinase N-terminal domain-containing protein, producing the protein MSSLRGRLFAILVVTTSLIWLAATAWIYLGTKNELERVLDTRLQEAARMVASLVHDDSSSQAAIAGTPQFNPTEAAGYERQLSCQIWSLGGRLVAASTTAPAERLSAHPSGFHDSVINGEAWRVYAIEDAAKGVRVLVGDRLGLRERLVQDLVLGLVAPTLLMLPLFAGLIWLSVGRGLAPLRQIARDLQSRPADDLSPVGANAVREIRPLTDALNGLFRRLDLARRHDREITAFAAHELRTPLAGIRTQAQIARAADSDAMRLSALDRIIEGVDRTARLISQLLVLARLDADATGSDRQRILVGPLLREIDGERKWPGQTVEIDPRLDDFVVLGEPDSLRLALRNLHENACGQSLPGGQVRWLRVADNAFAVEDDGPGIPDEEISLVTQRFYRGRSSRTAGTGLGLSIVEVALARLGAVLTLENRPLGTGLKATVTRPAP; encoded by the coding sequence ATGAGCTCGCTGCGTGGCCGGCTGTTTGCGATCCTGGTCGTCACCACGAGCCTGATCTGGCTTGCCGCGACGGCCTGGATCTATCTCGGGACCAAGAACGAGCTCGAGCGCGTGCTCGACACGCGCCTGCAGGAAGCGGCGCGCATGGTCGCCTCGCTGGTGCATGACGATAGCTCCTCACAGGCAGCAATCGCCGGCACTCCGCAATTCAACCCCACGGAAGCGGCTGGCTACGAGCGCCAGCTCTCCTGCCAGATCTGGTCGCTGGGCGGGCGTCTCGTCGCTGCCTCGACGACGGCGCCGGCCGAACGGCTTTCGGCACATCCCAGCGGTTTCCATGACAGTGTGATCAACGGCGAGGCGTGGCGCGTCTATGCCATCGAGGACGCCGCCAAAGGCGTGCGGGTGCTGGTCGGTGACCGCCTCGGCCTGCGCGAGCGGCTCGTCCAGGATCTCGTGCTCGGGCTGGTGGCGCCGACCTTGCTGATGCTGCCACTCTTCGCCGGGCTGATCTGGCTCAGCGTCGGCAGGGGGCTGGCTCCTCTCCGTCAGATCGCCCGTGACCTGCAGAGCCGCCCGGCGGATGATCTGAGCCCTGTCGGCGCCAATGCGGTCAGGGAAATCCGCCCGCTAACCGATGCATTGAACGGGCTGTTCCGGCGTCTCGACCTGGCCAGGCGGCATGACCGCGAGATCACCGCCTTCGCCGCGCACGAGCTGCGAACACCGCTCGCCGGCATCCGCACGCAGGCGCAGATCGCGCGGGCAGCCGATAGCGACGCGATGCGCCTCTCGGCGCTCGACAGGATCATCGAGGGCGTGGACCGGACCGCCCGGCTGATCAGCCAATTGCTCGTCCTGGCCAGGCTGGATGCGGACGCCACCGGCTCCGACCGGCAGCGCATCCTCGTCGGTCCATTGCTGCGCGAGATCGATGGCGAGCGGAAATGGCCGGGGCAGACCGTCGAGATCGACCCGCGTCTCGATGACTTCGTCGTGCTGGGGGAGCCTGACAGTCTGCGGCTGGCCTTGCGCAACCTGCATGAGAATGCCTGCGGGCAGAGCCTTCCAGGCGGGCAGGTGCGCTGGCTGCGCGTCGCGGACAATGCGTTCGCGGTCGAGGATGATGGCCCGGGCATTCCGGACGAGGAGATATCGTTGGTGACGCAGCGTTTCTATCGAGGGCGCAGCAGCAGGACGGCTGGAACCGGCCTGGGTCTTTCGATCGTCGAAGTAGCACTCGCGCGCCTGGGCGCGGTGCTGACATTGGAGAATCGTCCCCTGGGCACAGGGCTGAAGGCGACGGTCACGCGTCCGGCGCCATGA
- a CDS encoding response regulator transcription factor has product MRVLIVEDDPLLADGLAVGLRLHGMNAELVGSCADARHALAAGVFDAMVLDIMLPDGSGLDLLRDLRTQGERCPILLLTALDETRDRIAGLDRGADDYLGKPFDLDELAARLRAIGRRGEGRAAPAIEAAGLMLDPARHAVARDGTTIDVTRREFAVLRALAERPGVIRSRAQLEERLYGWQEDVESNAIEVHIHNLRQKLGRELIETVRGLGYRLKDVS; this is encoded by the coding sequence ATGCGCGTGCTCATCGTCGAAGACGACCCGCTTCTCGCCGACGGTCTCGCCGTCGGGCTGAGGCTGCACGGCATGAATGCCGAGCTGGTCGGCAGTTGTGCCGATGCGCGGCATGCGCTGGCGGCCGGCGTCTTCGATGCGATGGTGCTCGACATCATGCTGCCGGACGGATCTGGCCTCGATCTGCTCCGGGATCTGCGGACACAGGGCGAGCGCTGCCCGATCCTGCTGCTGACCGCGCTCGACGAGACCCGCGACCGCATCGCCGGGCTCGACCGTGGCGCCGACGACTATCTCGGCAAGCCCTTCGACCTCGATGAGCTCGCGGCAAGGCTGCGCGCGATCGGGCGACGTGGCGAAGGCCGGGCAGCGCCCGCGATCGAGGCTGCCGGCCTCATGCTTGATCCGGCGCGCCACGCGGTGGCGCGAGACGGCACGACGATTGATGTGACGCGACGGGAGTTCGCCGTTCTGCGCGCGCTGGCTGAGCGGCCGGGCGTCATCCGCTCGCGCGCGCAACTGGAGGAGCGGCTCTATGGCTGGCAGGAGGATGTCGAGAGCAACGCGATCGAGGTCCATATCCACAATCTCAGGCAGAAGCTCGGGCGCGAGCTGATCGAGACGGTGCGTGGCCTCGGCTACCGCCTCAAGGACGTGTCATGA
- a CDS encoding DsbA family protein — protein sequence MHHDRRTILLGLSLLAAALPEAVLAEGNKIDVEAILNDPEAPISGNRNGDVTIVAFLDYNCPYCKTSAPDLARIVKEDGKIRLVYKDWPVIAETSVYAAQLALAATYQGAYERAHHALMATKGRLSKAQISAAIQGAGIDMARLQADLDTNGDKITALLRRNMAQADSLGLQGTPTYLVGPFRTSTLDYKGFKQVVADARAKPASQ from the coding sequence ATGCACCACGACCGTCGCACCATCCTCCTCGGCCTTTCGCTTCTGGCTGCGGCCTTGCCGGAGGCCGTCTTGGCCGAGGGGAACAAGATCGACGTCGAGGCCATCCTGAACGACCCAGAAGCGCCCATCTCGGGCAACCGCAATGGCGATGTCACGATCGTCGCCTTCCTCGACTACAACTGCCCCTACTGCAAGACATCGGCTCCGGACCTCGCCCGCATCGTCAAGGAGGACGGCAAGATCCGGCTCGTCTACAAGGACTGGCCGGTCATCGCCGAGACCTCGGTCTATGCCGCGCAGCTCGCGCTCGCCGCGACCTATCAGGGAGCCTATGAGCGCGCGCACCATGCGCTGATGGCGACCAAGGGGCGGCTGAGCAAGGCGCAGATCTCGGCGGCGATCCAGGGCGCCGGCATCGACATGGCGCGTCTCCAGGCCGATCTCGACACCAATGGCGACAAGATCACCGCGCTGCTGCGCCGGAACATGGCCCAGGCCGACTCGCTCGGGCTGCAGGGCACGCCGACCTACCTGGTCGGCCCGTTCCGGACCTCGACTCTCGACTACAAGGGCTTCAAGCAGGTCGTCGCTGATGCCCGCGCCAAGCCGGCATCCCAGTGA
- the tet gene encoding Tet(A)/Tet(B)/Tet(C) family tetracycline efflux MFS transporter, which translates to MNKSLAVALIVTILDAMGVGLVMPVLPALLREHVQPGEVAAHYGALLSLYALMQVCFAPLLGRLSDRYGRRPVLLVSLAGSAIDYAIMAAAPELWVLYIGRLVSGITGATGSVAAAAIADTTKESERARWFGYMSACFGVGIIAGPAIGGMLGEQVAHAPFIAAALLNGAACVFACFALAETGRNASDGERPGCPGPLAGLRQRGVLRSVAPLFYVFFLVQLIGQVPGALWVIYGEDRFQWDTAMVGLSLAAFGAMHALVQAFLTGRLSSRLGERLTLLVGMASDAAGFLLLAFVTQGWMVWPILALLASGGVGMPALQSMLSRAAGNDQQGRLQGLLASLTNLTSVVGPLGFTMLYAATSGIWNGCVWIVGAMLYLACLPALRRSAMIRAPGLTGMPAWRGHQRRPA; encoded by the coding sequence ATGAACAAGTCGCTCGCCGTTGCTCTGATCGTCACCATTCTCGATGCCATGGGCGTTGGCCTGGTGATGCCTGTACTGCCGGCTCTGCTGCGTGAGCATGTGCAGCCCGGAGAGGTGGCTGCGCATTACGGCGCCCTGCTGTCGCTCTATGCGCTGATGCAGGTCTGCTTCGCGCCACTGCTCGGGCGACTATCGGACCGCTATGGCCGCCGCCCCGTGCTGCTGGTCTCGCTCGCCGGTTCTGCCATCGACTACGCGATCATGGCAGCGGCGCCGGAACTCTGGGTGCTCTATATCGGCCGACTCGTTTCCGGGATCACCGGAGCGACCGGATCGGTCGCAGCCGCCGCCATTGCCGACACGACGAAAGAAAGCGAGCGCGCACGCTGGTTCGGCTATATGAGCGCCTGCTTCGGCGTCGGCATCATCGCCGGACCTGCGATCGGGGGCATGTTGGGCGAGCAGGTAGCCCATGCCCCCTTCATCGCGGCGGCGCTCCTCAACGGTGCGGCGTGCGTGTTCGCCTGTTTTGCCCTGGCCGAGACCGGGCGCAATGCGAGTGACGGGGAAAGGCCGGGGTGTCCCGGGCCACTCGCAGGGCTTCGGCAGAGAGGCGTACTGAGGAGTGTCGCGCCGCTCTTCTACGTCTTCTTCCTCGTCCAGTTGATCGGCCAGGTGCCGGGAGCCCTATGGGTGATCTATGGCGAAGATCGCTTCCAATGGGATACAGCCATGGTCGGCCTGTCGCTAGCAGCCTTTGGCGCGATGCATGCGCTGGTCCAGGCCTTCCTCACCGGACGGCTTTCGAGCCGGCTCGGAGAGCGCCTAACCCTGCTTGTCGGCATGGCATCGGATGCCGCAGGCTTTCTCCTGCTGGCTTTTGTGACGCAGGGATGGATGGTCTGGCCGATTCTTGCCCTGCTAGCCAGCGGTGGGGTCGGCATGCCGGCGCTGCAGTCGATGCTGTCGCGGGCGGCTGGTAATGATCAGCAAGGAAGATTGCAGGGACTCCTCGCGAGTCTGACCAACCTGACCTCGGTCGTCGGCCCACTCGGCTTCACGATGCTCTATGCCGCGACGTCGGGAATCTGGAATGGCTGCGTCTGGATTGTCGGCGCGATGCTCTATCTGGCGTGCCTGCCGGCCTTGCGCAGGTCGGCCATGATCCGTGCGCCCGGCCTCACTGGGATGCCGGCTTGGCGCGGGCATCAGCGACGACCTGCTTGA
- the tetR gene encoding tetracycline resistance transcriptional repressor TetR codes for MAKLDRDIVVRAALGLLNEVGADGLTTRRLAERLKVQQPALYWHFPNKRALLDTLAEAMLTENHTRAMPRLGEDWRVFLSENARSFRKALLAYRDGARIHAGTRPSAPQSGAIEAQIRLLCAGGFAPRDAARALAAISHYVVGAVIEEQASPTDMTEREGAEPGSSELSIFLQTLFHEVEQDGADTAFDYGLENFIAGLERRLST; via the coding sequence ATGGCAAAACTAGATCGAGATATCGTCGTTCGCGCAGCGCTCGGCCTGCTGAACGAGGTCGGGGCCGACGGCCTCACCACACGTAGGCTCGCGGAACGCCTGAAGGTCCAGCAGCCGGCCCTCTACTGGCATTTCCCCAACAAGCGCGCTTTGCTGGATACGTTGGCTGAGGCCATGCTGACCGAGAACCATACTCGCGCCATGCCGAGGCTCGGCGAGGACTGGCGCGTGTTTCTGAGTGAAAACGCCCGTAGCTTCCGCAAGGCGCTGCTCGCCTATCGCGATGGCGCGCGCATCCATGCCGGCACTCGGCCGAGTGCCCCGCAATCCGGCGCAATCGAAGCGCAGATTCGTCTTCTCTGCGCGGGCGGCTTCGCCCCGAGGGACGCCGCCCGCGCTCTGGCTGCAATCAGCCACTATGTGGTCGGCGCCGTTATCGAAGAGCAGGCCTCGCCGACGGACATGACAGAGCGGGAAGGTGCAGAACCGGGCTCATCCGAACTGTCCATATTCCTGCAGACCCTCTTCCACGAGGTCGAGCAGGATGGGGCGGACACTGCCTTCGACTACGGCCTGGAGAATTTCATTGCCGGCCTCGAACGCCGGCTCTCAACCTAG
- the ccoS gene encoding cbb3-type cytochrome oxidase assembly protein CcoS translates to MNIIVILFPLALGLGLLGLGAFFWCMRSGQYADLDGAAWRILQDDDAGKPSGSDEV, encoded by the coding sequence ATGAACATCATCGTGATCCTGTTCCCCTTGGCGCTCGGCCTAGGGCTGTTGGGGCTTGGAGCCTTTTTCTGGTGCATGCGCAGCGGCCAGTATGCCGATCTCGACGGCGCGGCCTGGCGGATTCTGCAGGATGATGATGCGGGCAAGCCCTCCGGGAGCGATGAAGTCTAG
- a CDS encoding heavy metal translocating P-type ATPase gives MAAQDLSVFVRHRDDGIASMELAVDGIRCAGCMQAIEGGLAREPAILGARVNLALKRISVEWREALLRPEAVVEKLAALGFKAYPFAPERQVDGAAAEERYLLRALGVAGFASMNIMLLSVAVWSGNSGEIDPTTRDFFHWLSALIALPTAAYAGRPFFESALRALKAGAVNMDVPITIGVVLALVMSVAETWNHGRHAYFDGVVMLLFFLLIGRYLDQLMRRRTRDLAGNLAALKAETATRLAADGSATVMPIAAIAPDDLVLVRPGERVSVDGIVETGRSELDQSLVTGETAPVVIGQGERVHAGTLNLTGALTVRVEAAGQGTLLDEIDRLMDQAVGNRSRYVRLSDRAARLYAPVVHTLAASTFLGWLAFGLSWPEALMIAVTVLIITCPCALGLAIPAVQVVAASALFKRKIMLKEGDALERLAEADIAVFDKTGTLTLPEPDILNPEALPVERRAEIGALAAASGHPLAQALARALGVSRAAEDVHEERGQGLSVGNGNDERRLGSVAFCGAQAQATMVAALHPGASLIAYRHGSFRTVLALGQALRPQACETVAALRKAGLEVAILSGDRFEAVAPIAAELGVTELHAGLMPGDKLALLEKMAAGGRKVLMVGDGLNDAPALAGAHVSLSPVSATHLAQAAADIVFLGESLAPVAGALEIARKARRLMLQNLFFAVLYNAVAVPIAIAGLATPLVAAVAMSGSSLVVTLNALRARGASEARS, from the coding sequence ATGGCGGCGCAGGACCTCTCTGTCTTCGTCCGCCATCGCGACGATGGCATCGCCAGCATGGAGCTGGCGGTCGACGGGATACGCTGCGCCGGCTGCATGCAGGCGATCGAGGGTGGGCTCGCCCGCGAGCCGGCCATTTTGGGCGCCCGCGTCAACCTCGCGCTGAAGCGCATCTCGGTCGAGTGGCGCGAGGCGCTGCTGCGGCCGGAGGCGGTGGTCGAGAAGCTGGCCGCGCTCGGCTTCAAGGCCTATCCCTTCGCGCCCGAGCGCCAGGTGGACGGGGCGGCTGCCGAGGAGCGTTATCTGCTGCGTGCGCTCGGCGTCGCCGGCTTCGCCTCGATGAACATCATGCTGCTCTCGGTCGCGGTCTGGTCCGGCAACAGCGGCGAGATCGACCCGACGACGCGCGACTTCTTCCACTGGCTCTCGGCCCTGATCGCGCTGCCGACCGCCGCCTATGCCGGCCGCCCCTTCTTCGAGAGCGCGCTTCGGGCTTTGAAGGCCGGCGCGGTCAACATGGACGTGCCGATCACCATCGGCGTCGTGCTGGCGCTGGTGATGTCGGTCGCCGAGACCTGGAACCATGGCCGCCACGCCTATTTCGACGGCGTGGTCATGCTGCTCTTTTTTCTCTTGATCGGGCGCTATCTCGACCAACTGATGCGGCGGCGCACCCGCGACCTTGCCGGCAATCTCGCCGCGCTTAAGGCCGAGACCGCGACGAGGCTCGCCGCCGATGGTAGCGCGACGGTGATGCCGATCGCCGCGATCGCTCCTGATGATCTCGTGCTGGTGCGACCGGGCGAGCGCGTCTCCGTCGACGGCATCGTCGAGACCGGCCGCTCCGAGCTCGACCAGAGCCTCGTCACCGGTGAGACCGCCCCAGTCGTGATCGGGCAGGGCGAGCGCGTCCATGCCGGCACGCTGAACCTGACCGGCGCCTTGACCGTGCGGGTTGAGGCGGCCGGGCAGGGCACGCTGCTCGACGAGATCGACCGGCTGATGGATCAGGCCGTCGGCAACCGCTCGCGCTATGTCCGCCTCTCCGACCGTGCCGCGCGGCTCTACGCCCCGGTGGTGCATACGCTGGCGGCCTCGACCTTCCTCGGCTGGCTGGCCTTCGGCCTGTCCTGGCCGGAGGCGCTGATGATCGCCGTCACCGTGCTGATCATCACCTGTCCCTGCGCGCTCGGTCTCGCCATTCCCGCCGTGCAGGTCGTCGCGGCCTCCGCACTGTTCAAGCGCAAGATCATGCTGAAGGAGGGCGATGCGCTGGAACGCCTGGCCGAGGCCGACATCGCCGTCTTCGACAAGACCGGCACGCTGACCCTGCCGGAGCCGGACATTCTCAATCCCGAAGCATTGCCGGTGGAACGGCGGGCCGAGATCGGGGCGCTCGCGGCGGCGAGCGGGCATCCGCTGGCGCAGGCCCTCGCAAGGGCGCTCGGCGTTTCGCGCGCCGCGGAAGACGTGCACGAGGAGCGCGGGCAGGGCCTCTCGGTCGGCAACGGGAACGACGAGCGCCGTCTCGGCAGCGTCGCCTTCTGCGGTGCGCAGGCGCAGGCGACCATGGTCGCGGCGCTGCATCCCGGCGCCTCGCTGATCGCCTATCGCCATGGCTCCTTCCGCACGGTGCTGGCGCTGGGGCAGGCGCTGCGGCCGCAGGCCTGCGAGACGGTCGCGGCGCTGCGCAAGGCTGGGCTAGAGGTCGCGATCCTCTCAGGCGACCGGTTCGAGGCGGTGGCGCCGATCGCCGCCGAGCTCGGCGTCACCGAATTGCATGCCGGCCTGATGCCGGGCGACAAGCTCGCTTTGCTCGAAAAGATGGCGGCTGGCGGCCGCAAGGTGCTGATGGTCGGTGACGGGCTCAATGACGCACCGGCGCTGGCAGGGGCGCATGTCTCGCTCTCGCCGGTCAGCGCCACCCATCTGGCGCAGGCGGCGGCCGACATCGTCTTCCTTGGCGAGAGCCTGGCACCGGTCGCGGGGGCGCTCGAAATCGCCCGCAAGGCGCGTCGGCTGATGCTGCAGAACCTCTTCTTCGCGGTGCTCTACAATGCGGTTGCGGTGCCGATCGCCATTGCCGGGTTGGCGACGCCGCTGGTCGCCGCCGTCGCCATGTCCGGCTCCTCGCTGGTGGTGACGCTCAATGCACTGCGTGCCCGGGGCGCGTCGGAGGCTCGGTCATGA
- a CDS encoding FixH family protein — protein sequence MSCCGVILMPYENPRPIAPRRPFGLTGGMVAAMLILFFGVIVSVNATILTMALRTMPGVETRSAYEDSQRFNEEIARQHERDARGWAATTTLVRQGEGATLAVSLADRSGGPLAGLAASARLRHPATSARDHDLVLSESRPGRYEARFETIEAGSWILELQAKRGEEVVFVSRSRVTLAER from the coding sequence ATGAGCTGCTGCGGAGTCATCCTCATGCCCTATGAGAATCCAAGGCCGATCGCCCCGCGCCGCCCCTTCGGGCTGACCGGCGGCATGGTCGCGGCCATGCTGATCCTGTTCTTCGGCGTGATCGTCTCGGTCAACGCGACGATCCTGACGATGGCGCTGCGGACCATGCCGGGCGTCGAGACCCGCAGCGCCTATGAGGACAGCCAGCGCTTCAACGAGGAGATCGCCCGCCAGCACGAGCGCGATGCACGCGGGTGGGCCGCCACCACGACGCTGGTCCGGCAAGGCGAGGGCGCGACGCTCGCAGTCAGCCTGGCCGATCGCAGTGGCGGGCCGCTCGCCGGCCTCGCGGCCAGCGCCCGCCTGCGCCACCCCGCGACCTCCGCCCGCGACCATGACCTCGTGCTGAGCGAAAGCCGGCCGGGGCGCTACGAGGCCCGCTTCGAGACGATCGAAGCCGGCTCCTGGATCCTCGAATTGCAGGCGAAGCGCGGCGAGGAGGTCGTCTTCGTCTCGCGCAGCCGCGTCACCTTGGCGGAGCGCTGA
- the ccoG gene encoding cytochrome c oxidase accessory protein CcoG: MSSTGTDQDDIPLFAASRKVYPQSVSGPFRRAKWLILFLCLGIYYLLPFLRWDRGPYLPNQAVLADIANNRFYFFFIEIWPQEVYYFTGLLILASFVLFLMNAVAGRVWCGYLCPQTVWTDLFLAVERFFEGDRRERMRRDAEPWGLDTLWRKTAKHAVWLVIAWWTGGAWVLYFADAPTLVRELATFTAPLSAYVWIAILTFTTYALAGIMREQVCKYMCPWPRIQAALTDDEALNVTYRYDRGEPRVSVKQAVKLKAQGAPAGDCIDCFQCVAVCPTGIDIRDGAQVDCIQCGLCIDACDTVMTKIGRPTRLIAYDTDGNVQRRLAGLAAIYRPVRLRTLAYAALIAIVGGAMLWQLATRSTAGISVLHERAPLFVTLSDGSIRNAYAVRLLNKRPEHRPFALTVSGLPGIRIEAVGITPSADLRPVVSVDPDSTREVRVLVTVPAGVPLAPSQAITITASDLFAGETVRADDHFMAPETHR; this comes from the coding sequence GTGAGCAGCACCGGGACCGACCAGGACGACATCCCGCTCTTCGCGGCGTCGCGGAAGGTCTATCCGCAGAGCGTGTCGGGTCCGTTCCGGCGCGCCAAGTGGCTCATCCTCTTCCTGTGCCTGGGCATCTACTACCTGCTGCCCTTCCTGCGCTGGGATCGCGGCCCCTATCTCCCCAACCAGGCGGTGCTGGCCGATATCGCCAATAACCGCTTCTACTTCTTCTTCATCGAGATCTGGCCGCAGGAGGTCTACTACTTCACCGGCCTGCTGATCCTGGCCTCCTTCGTCCTCTTCCTGATGAACGCGGTCGCAGGCCGGGTCTGGTGCGGCTATCTCTGCCCGCAGACGGTCTGGACCGACCTTTTCCTCGCGGTCGAGCGCTTCTTCGAGGGGGACCGGCGCGAGCGCATGCGCCGCGATGCCGAGCCCTGGGGCTTGGACACGCTCTGGCGCAAGACCGCCAAGCATGCGGTCTGGCTGGTCATCGCCTGGTGGACCGGCGGCGCCTGGGTGCTCTACTTCGCCGATGCGCCGACGCTGGTGCGCGAGCTTGCGACCTTCACCGCGCCGCTCTCGGCCTATGTCTGGATCGCGATCCTGACCTTCACCACCTATGCGCTCGCCGGCATCATGCGCGAGCAGGTGTGCAAGTATATGTGCCCCTGGCCGCGCATCCAGGCGGCTCTGACCGACGACGAAGCGCTCAACGTCACCTATCGCTATGATCGCGGCGAGCCGCGCGTCTCGGTCAAGCAGGCGGTGAAGCTGAAGGCGCAGGGCGCGCCGGCAGGCGACTGCATCGACTGCTTCCAATGCGTCGCGGTCTGCCCGACCGGGATCGACATCCGCGACGGCGCGCAGGTCGACTGCATCCAGTGCGGGCTGTGCATCGACGCCTGCGACACCGTGATGACCAAGATCGGCCGCCCGACCCGGCTGATCGCCTATGACACCGACGGCAATGTCCAGCGCCGCCTCGCCGGGCTCGCCGCGATCTACCGGCCGGTGCGCCTGCGCACCTTGGCCTATGCGGCGCTGATCGCGATCGTCGGCGGCGCCATGCTCTGGCAGCTCGCGACCCGCAGCACCGCCGGCATCTCGGTGCTGCATGAGCGCGCCCCATTGTTCGTCACGCTGAGCGACGGCTCGATCCGCAACGCCTATGCGGTGCGCCTGCTCAACAAGCGCCCGGAGCATCGGCCTTTCGCCCTAACGGTCTCTGGCCTGCCGGGCATCAGGATCGAGGCGGTCGGGATCACGCCGAGTGCCGATCTGCGCCCCGTCGTCAGCGTCGATCCCGATTCGACGCGCGAGGTGCGCGTCCTCGTCACCGTCCCGGCCGGCGTGCCGCTTGCGCCCTCGCAGGCGATCACCATCACCGCCTCCGATCTCTTCGCCGGCGAGACGGTGCGCGCCGACGACCATTTCATGGCGCCGGAGACCCATCGATGA
- the ccoP gene encoding cytochrome-c oxidase, cbb3-type subunit III translates to MDQKHDDPHVDAATGYSTTGHEWDGIRELNTPLPRWWLGIFYATIVWSIGYWIVYPAWPLLTDATRGVIGYASRADISADMAKLKAQRAAQAAGMADATPAQIKADSTLFQIAMAQGKAAFGDNCAACHGVGGAGAKGYPNLNDDDWLWGGSLPAIQQTIRHGIRVAGDNDTRVSQMPAFGRDGVLKREEIAAVASHVRELAGLPTEPKADLPLGRKVFADNCAACHGPAGKGNQELGAPNLTDSISLYGMDMASLTETISNSRNGVMPAWAGRLDETTIKALTVYVHSLGGGQ, encoded by the coding sequence ATGGACCAGAAGCACGACGATCCCCATGTCGATGCCGCCACAGGCTACAGCACGACCGGCCATGAATGGGACGGCATCCGCGAGCTCAACACGCCGCTGCCGCGCTGGTGGCTCGGCATCTTCTACGCCACGATCGTCTGGTCGATCGGCTACTGGATCGTCTACCCGGCCTGGCCGCTGCTGACCGACGCGACCAGGGGCGTGATCGGCTATGCCAGCCGCGCCGACATCAGCGCGGACATGGCCAAGCTCAAGGCGCAGCGCGCGGCGCAGGCGGCCGGCATGGCGGACGCAACGCCGGCGCAAATCAAGGCCGACTCGACCCTGTTCCAGATCGCGATGGCGCAGGGCAAGGCCGCCTTCGGCGACAATTGCGCGGCATGCCATGGTGTCGGCGGCGCCGGTGCCAAGGGCTATCCCAACCTCAACGACGACGACTGGCTCTGGGGCGGCTCGCTTCCGGCGATCCAGCAGACGATCCGCCATGGCATCCGCGTCGCCGGCGACAACGACACCCGCGTCAGCCAGATGCCGGCCTTCGGGCGCGACGGCGTGCTGAAGCGCGAGGAGATCGCAGCCGTCGCCAGCCATGTCCGTGAACTCGCCGGCCTGCCGACCGAGCCGAAGGCGGACCTGCCGCTCGGGCGCAAGGTCTTTGCCGACAACTGTGCCGCCTGCCATGGCCCTGCCGGAAAGGGCAACCAGGAACTCGGCGCCCCCAACCTCACCGACTCGATCAGCCTCTACGGCATGGACATGGCCTCGCTGACCGAGACCATCAGCAACAGCCGCAACGGCGTGATGCCGGCTTGGGCCGGGCGTCTCGACGAGACCACGATCAAGGCGCTGACCGTCTATGTCCACTCGCTGGGGGGAGGACAGTAG
- a CDS encoding cbb3-type cytochrome c oxidase subunit 3, translated as MQTTYHWLAGFAQSAGLLYFVAVFLGVCVYAFWPKNRARFEEAALNPLRED; from the coding sequence ATGCAAACGACCTATCACTGGCTCGCCGGCTTCGCCCAGTCCGCCGGGCTCCTCTACTTCGTCGCCGTCTTCCTCGGGGTCTGTGTCTACGCCTTCTGGCCGAAGAACCGCGCCCGCTTCGAAGAAGCCGCGCTCAACCCGCTGCGCGAGGACTGA